TGCTACTCTTTTGTATCAGggctgctgttttattttcgGTAGTTACATTGGACTTACTATATATTGAGTGTGATTTGGCGGGTCCACTATTAAAGCTGCTAAAGAGCCAACAAATACATATACTATAAATGATTATGTTTAACTACACCCACACAAATTGACTGTGCCGACAGAGAGCTTAAACACgcggacacacactcacacccggCGGCACGgttggagacaaaaaaacaaaaaaaactgcgcGTCTTCCCAGATCCTAATTGCCTCCGGCCCCTCACCTGTGACTTCCCCTATATGTCTTCCGTGATTGCTATAATTGgcacacacagccacaggtGCGCAACATGCACACAATCCTATCTACACACACTATACTCACACGCAGCACAAAATGAAATTGACtacaacaaacaataaacttCCCTCTCCTGCCAGTTTATAAAATATACTCAGTTGTAACTAATATCTATGCAACAGGGCTACAATTAAGGGgtttcccttttttggggggtgaggGTCATTCAcggatttgttttgttttttataaattcatTGTCATTTTGGCTGCTGCAGTTTCTTTAACCGAAAGCTTCTCTAAACTTTGTCGTCCACATTTCTATTAATGAGATTGAAACACATGCTGTTTGTCAGTAGCAAAACATAACTCCTGTAAGTTATTCTGTTAAGTCGGGACACTCTCATAAGAAAATAGTACAGTGGGTTAGTTAATCACATGCTGTTTTATTGGTCTCGTCAAGATCACAGAGATATTTTCAAAGATTCAAAAATATGCATCTTGTATATGGTTACAGCTGTAACCTGcgcattttttttcactttaaaagttagtaaatctgtctttttcctttatACTCTATACAGATGTTAATGCTGAAAATGTCTATTAAATAgcagtttaaataaaatcaattatATAGCAATTTACCTTACACTCTGAAAAAACGTAATCTTTAAGAGCCTATAGTTATATAGTTCAAGACTTGGGTAAAGTTTACAACACGTACGTGAGTTTTTCCAGACACTGTCTCAGTAACTTGTTGTGTTTCTAAAGGTGAACTCCAAGGATGAACTCGCTGACCCTGAGCTGGACAGGATTGGCAGTGACattgaggagggggggctggaCCTCAGCCTGCCATTTCGGCCCATCACCGCCTATGCGACCGACAAGCGGGAGTTGCTGGAGCAGTGTCTCCATGTGCTGGGGGAGAAAAAGCTGCAGAAGATGCTGCCCGATGAACTCAAGGTGATTTGGGAGCAGGTGAACTCCTATGTTAATATGAAGAGAGCACAACAGGCTGATTATACATTTCATTGTTGAATAACATCATATCAGTGTTGTGTGAACGTTTTCCTACTTGTATCAAACAAATGCATTCTTAATTGGTAAGGGAATTGTCTATCGCGAACATTTTCCGTCTAAAGGTCAGAGGCGCATCTTAACCAACCTGACAAACCGGTCGTCATCACTTCACATCAGACTTTCAGAAATGTTGCGCTGCACTTTCACAGACTTTGGTCTGCGGCTTTGTGGACCCGACTCCTTGCACCAGCACGTATTGTCTTCCAAACTACTGTAATATGTTGGAAGTCATGTGACCGTCATACTTTTGCGCTACATTTCTACAGCATCAGCACGTGTGTATAGATATCATGTCTTGAAAAggtttgttctgtctttttgtaAGGTTTTACTATGAGGGGGAAACTTCATCATATCATTCATCTTGTCATTTCCATGCAGCTtgttaaaaatctgaaaattgcTAATGTTACTGTGTTACATACATATTCAATTTTAACATACTCGTAAGATTTTTTTGTCCATAGCTGTAAAGTAGCTATGGGGCTGTtaagtaaaaatataaaagtcaaattaaagtGTATTAAGGTTGAACAAAACAGCGATAATATTTATCATAAAGATGGGGAAATACTGTACTTTGGAGGCCAGTGAAGCAACTTGAAAGATGCTACTCAAACACGTTATTCTTCACAGGATTGTAGTTTAGAGGAAATCAAAAAACTATGTTGGGAGCAACTGGAGTCAATCTCTGAGAAAAATCTTATTCAGATCTTAGCAGGTAAGACCTTACTCTGGCAgattcctcttctctttgtctgtgctGAAAGCAATACAATATTGCGAGCAAAGCCTTTTTATTCACTCAAAGCTGTTTGTGTCAAGGGGAAGAGCTGACGTCTGGAAATGGGGCTGAAAGCACAGAGGAAACTATGGAAAGTCAGTAAGTGAACAGTTTTCTAACTTATCCAGGGTTTTAGTTTCAATTACAGTGGTGTTATacttattatgattttttttttcccattaaggCAAGACAATAATGTAGACTCCACATCCTGCATCAAAGAAATGGCAAAAACTGAGGAACCCAAGCAAGGTAATTAATATGTAATCGGCAGAAAGAGCATCCCTCAAtcagagacacatacacatatatatatacacacacatatatatatacacacatatatatgtatatatatatatatatactcactcactcactcactcacttgtgtatttttcttGACAGAGGTTGGTGGCTCGGGCGAGGAGAGCGATGTCCTAAGCATAAACGCAGACGCTTACGATAGCGACATTGAGGGACCCAAAGAGAAGCAGACGTTTAAAGCTGTGGACGGGGCAGTGAAATTAAGGGAAGGCATCggggatgctgctgctgctgctgacccacCTTTAACCTCTGACCCGGCAGAACCCAaacctcctcctgctgactctcAGGCAACCGAGGCGAAGAAAGACATTCAAAGCGACATAGAGAAAAGCGTCAGTGAGATTTTAGCTGCGCCATCCACTTCAGGTCAAGAGGGGGCGGAAGAGCAGAGCGCCCCGCCGCAGACTGCAGACGTCAGTCTATCCGCTCCAGGCCGACCTGCTTCAACTAGTGCACCTGCAGCTGGTCAGCCGTCCATTCAACAGCTGGAGCtcctggagctggagatgaGGGCGAGAGCCATCAAGGCTCTGATGAAAGCAGGTGATGGGAAAAAGGCCTCTGTGGTGAAAAACACCTAACGTGGTCCATTTTTACATTCGTGGGGTTTAGTGATTTATGCACTTTAAAGAAGTCAGTTTACAGATGTTgaatttagttgttgtttttttttaggttttttttacctgtggtGATGTTCTGAATGTTCCATCAAGCCATGTTGTAATATTCCTCCATATTGGAACGGTGTCACGGACTGTTTAATACCAAAATTAAACACGAATGCTTCTTTTACTCTCACTACTCTCAATGTCTCCTGGGAAATTCACAAATAGACAATATTTCCCCCTGGGCACTAGATGGCAGTATTACTCTGCGGGAAATACAAATGAGAGCGAGATATAACTCATTTACTTTCATTACAGTAAAGAATTGTCATGAGCAGCTTTGAAGTTCAAGTTTTCCTACTGatgataatatttaataatttgataattAAGCAAAAATAAACTTTGCAACAGCAGAGGTTCTCATTGAGCCAGTCGTTGAGGATGTGATCACACCAGAACAAAGTGCTATTCTGTCTGTAAAACCACGTTGTGTGGATCTATTATTAAAACCGGCAGCAGTTTTTAATGTTATGGCTGCAGGCCGAGCTTTGTGAGCCAaagcaggtggcagcagtgtTGTGCTCCCATTAAGACAGTATTTCTTCACTGAACACCTGTTTGACTCGACAGGCTGGAGCAAGACCGCGCGCTGCTGTCTCTTTCATATTCACATCGTCTTGTCTCGGACTAGTTTATGACAGTAGTTAGAGATATATATCTGTTTGGTAAAGGGAACAAAAACCTTTCCAGTGTcattgcagaaaaacaaaagagaaatcCAGAACTGAAATGAATCGCTTGATTTGTTCCTGTATAAATTgtagtgtgtgtctatgtgtgtgcgtgcatgcagcGTGCAATTACATGCAGATGCTGTGCAAAATAGCTCTCCACCCCACTACCCTGAAGGCGACAATGAAATGTATGATAAGAAGCCAGTTGCCTCCTGGGTATTTGCATTTAAAAGGGATATTTCATGGGAGAAGTGAGGGTGGGGAGGGTTAAATGCATCTTTCCTTATGCATGTATGTGCAGTTATCTTTGTGCTCATTGATGAATTCAAGAGGGAAACGTCCACTTAAAGTAAAAAGCGATGCAACTGTTCCAAAGTGCTTGTAGTGTCTGTGATCCGTGAGTATTTGATGGTGTCATTTCACCGATATAAGAATGCCAATTATTATCGTTTAGTACGAGCAGGTAAATGGCTTTTAAAGCAGACCTCATAATAATCTGGCTGACAAATGGATTGATGGAGGTGATGTGAAACTTGCTGAAAGGGGGGGGCGCTTTTTGAATTCAGACGAACTCGAACCATGTTGAGAAATATTGAGGCTTATTGCTTCCACGACTGGTGATATTGTCAAAGACGGGGGGTCGTGACAAAAAGCTCTTGAGCCCACAAGTTCGTCTGTTCAAGAGCCACACTTGTCATTTTTCTCAGTGTTGAGACTCGGCCTCTCGTTAGCTTATGATCAGACAACACGGTTTGAGTTTAGAGTGGGTCATcctcaactttattttttagcTTTTACTCTAACAATCTCTGATTGTGAAGATGTAAACATCTGAGGAATTCACTTCAGTCTAGACTTTGCTGCGAAATCCCAAACAATTAAAACTCTGGATGCAAATGCTCCAAAATGTATAACCACAATAGAAATGTGCCTCAAATAACGATTCACGTGGAAAAGAAGGTTTCAGcaaacagcattttaatgttgtagaAGACTGAGTAAAAACCTTTTACTTATTAAACAGTGTGGTATTTTATTGAGTAGTAATGCATAAAGCAATTGTGCaggtccatccatccatcatctggGGTCGGGTTGCGGTGGCAGCAGGTCACGCAAAGAAGTTCAGACGTCCTTCTCCCTAGCAATGTATTTCAGACTTCTCCAGAGGTATTCCCGGGTCAGATGAGATCTCCAGCTTTTTTCTGGGTCTACCAGAGGGCCTCCTGCTAGGTGGACGTGTCCGTAAGGCAGCCAGGAGGcatcctgacctctgacccggcCTGCCACCCTGCTTACATGGCACCGCAACCTTCTGTCTCCACGCATGTGGCGGGCACACAAGGGCGGTGGCTCCTTTGGGCTGTGCCCCACTGCCGAGGTCCTGTCGCCAGACGCCTGCCGGCGAGCTCAGCTTTCCCCCAAACCATGTGAGGTGACGCAGTGTCAGAGAAGTCTGGTAGTTGTGAATCCCCCTCATTCAGTTTTCCTCGGCAAACCCAAACAGGAGTTCATGCCCACCCCCTGTCAGAGGTGAGCAGCCATCGTCCTCCACcgagtcttttctctttcatattTCCTTACTAGTGTGCTtgatgaacattttcctgataaACCGTAATCGCCAGGTGTAGAGGTTTAATCAGACAACTGTGGGTCTACACTGCCTATACTATAGACTATAATAGTGAAGTATATTATTTCACTCTGAATTGTAGTAAAAAGTAGCattaaatggaaatactcaagttcCCCCgtacctcaaaattgtactGAAGCACATTGTTTTGAATACTTTTACTAATCATGCCAACAGTGGCATCCTGGCACATGGAGTCATTGGGTTTGACAGGTGACGACTtaaatttttaataatttttttgcctTGAACACAGCGAGAAACGCTTCTGTATTTGCAGTTTCTTACACTAaatgaaatctgtcattttcctcccaaatatgttctttttttagcaGCACATTCCGGTTTGCGTCTTGatattcagtgtttatttttttacgttCACATATCTTTCTGTGTTTACGGATTTCCAATATATTTCCTTGATGATTTTGTTGAAATCCTCGCGCAGCAAGTTAGTAAGGTAATATAACCTGTCAATCCGACATAAAACTAGATCTTACTTgcagaaaatgaacattgtgtttttcctttttttgaaagattGTGCATAAATAAAGCAATCATCGAATTCCTTCTGTCTGTGTTCTCTCCGCAGTTAGAAATTAAATTGAACAGGCTATAAATAACTTAGCGCCTCTGTAAGGCTAAATTAATTGATTTCCTCCAGCATCACTGGACACATTTCAGACATCATTTTTCTTAGCAACGTAGAAGAGATGTTTAATGTTGGATGTGCTCTGTTTTGATTAAAACGTCCAATTCCGAGTGAATGCTAATTACTGGTGCATTGGCAATAATCCTGATTGCCATCTTAAAGGCTGAGGACTTATTTAAATGTGCcgtttatttaaagaaaaaaatagaaattactCTTGCAATAGGGGCTAATAATAACTCCTTCATGAATCCATGTTCATTCCTGGCATTGCTTTTCTGGACTTGATGTAGATAATTGGAATGGTGGCTCAGTCTCGGCCTAATGGATCCCTCTGTTCCCTGTTGAATCCTCTGTCACTGAATACAAACTGATGACGATTGTTGTAGCCTCGCTGCAGGTGTGCTGCACATCTGTTCATCATTcacttctttaatttttttgcgtGTTTAAATGATTGGCTTCTCCACAAAGAGATACAAGCTTGGCAGAActccttttttgaaaaaaaatgtgaagtggGTTACTGCAACTTTGCTGCTATGTGGAAGAGAAGAGCTCcctcttttttgttcttttttttgtctcactccAAATTCCGTGAGAGCGATTTGAGCGTTTGATATTCCTCTCCAGTGTAGTTTCTGTATTTGGAGTGAATTCCTCCCCTCCACTGACTCCTCTCTGACATCCAACTTTCAGATTTCGTGCATGCTCACCCCGCATGGGCTTCTCCCTGCGCAACTCTGCATTTGGTCTGCATTCAAATGGTGCATTAATGCCATCAAACAACCATTGGAATTCTAGCGGGTAGACCAGCGAGCCAATAAAAAGCCAAATGCCTTTGAAGGATACCGAGAGGCGGCAGGCAGGACAGACGACCTCGCACAATCAAATCAGCATAATCAAatgaaatatcacaatattacaTCAAAGCCAAGTCTCGTCACGACGGCGACTGCCACAGGATCAACAAGCTCCGTCCTCGTGCTTTCTCGCAGAGATACTGGGATTGATGGCCCCgagatgaatacattttccaacTAATGGAGTAGCTCCAGTGAATATGTGATGTCGTGTGGGTTTTAAATGTTCATGGAATCTATGGCTAATCTTCAATCAGTAAACATGAGTGATTCCCACTGGAATGAGTATGCAGACTGCAACCATGATCTATAACAGTACGCAGATTTATCACCCCTTTGAGA
This region of Scophthalmus maximus strain ysfricsl-2021 chromosome 12, ASM2237912v1, whole genome shotgun sequence genomic DNA includes:
- the elavl2 gene encoding ELAV-like protein 2 isoform X5, giving the protein MLKKKPGSSEKKRKHSQVEERHERNTRRGTAPNAEVNSKDELADPELDRIGSDIEEGGLDLSLPFRPITAYATDKRELLEQCLHVLGEKKLQKMLPDELKVIWEQDCSLEEIKKLCWEQLESISEKNLIQILAGEELTSGNGAESTEETMESQQDNNVDSTSCIKEMAKTEEPKQEVGGSGEESDVLSINADAYDSDIEGPKEKQTFKAVDGAVKLREGIGDAAAAADPPLTSDPAEPKPPPADSQATEAKKDIQSDIEKSVSEILAAPSTSGQEGAEEQSAPPQTADVSLSAPGRPASTSAPAAGQPSIQQLELLELEMRARAIKALMKAGDGKKASVVKNT
- the elavl2 gene encoding ELAV-like protein 2 isoform X6, which encodes MLKKKPGSSEKKRKHSQVEERHERNTRRGTAPNAEVNSKDELADPELDRIGSDIEEGGLDLSLPFRPITAYATDKRELLEQCLHVLGEKKLQKMLPDELKDCSLEEIKKLCWEQLESISEKNLIQILAGEELTSGNGAESTEETMESQQDNNVDSTSCIKEMAKTEEPKQEVGGSGEESDVLSINADAYDSDIEGPKEKQTFKAVDGAVKLREGIGDAAAAADPPLTSDPAEPKPPPADSQATEAKKDIQSDIEKSVSEILAAPSTSGQEGAEEQSAPPQTADVSLSAPGRPASTSAPAAGQPSIQQLELLELEMRARAIKALMKAGDGKKASVVKNT